One Plasmodium coatneyi strain Hackeri chromosome 14, complete sequence genomic window carries:
- a CDS encoding Leucine-rich repeat protein, whose translation MSHKIKIRDNVMYATSPIINEDDIADFVSNMNVYKWEGEADGMGGKQAGQQISQSTGSLPEEKAHSYPVKEIQLGSLKISDWGMSILIPCLLRCSNLVTLNLSSNDLTNDSAKILAKCLKYLPRLVSLNLSNNLIKSDGANEIIEEFFSPKIASKRGFSPGEEQIDINFHLNSQAKNEIKNMHTNVRELDLSDNFLDPSVLLKLSQVISKPNNEKIKLCIKNSQLSDANFSTFFEKCTHVQSLNMSENGIASALFSEHMKILFTSQLNLKELHLSRICVDHNDTHKLEDGNELLKQLVNQLSEAPNLSVLSFANNKVNDHGFSLFCEYLKKNKNNITAIDFSNNQISDMNNLSEALKNNQTLKMINLSNNRITDKNLKHFCYETLSSNMSIAEISLSNNDLTDFSCAYFADALVMQCNIVERSIKLKAQLPQGEEASPTMAHTLNREDDVCTQDNLTGQGELGHTNGPPPGHPPAWEEFPEIDSQKSTSNSSEGRSAPPHLNKAKKTNFKKDHFQMIHKLKELITNRHSEQHNFFSCIGVPSLNRATETSKLLFLQEQRRNLIYNKNDDFYHSCDSFSLNCFKGLKYLNISGCHINTQGLALLINSLNMPYCPLEFLDVSSSASDLTDVTHQAFASLITEKKSKFEKNDNFHFEHLPLTVRGVAPILIPLNDSDDNTDADSIESEWWNYKEGDLPEQGSHEAA comes from the exons ATGTCACATAAAATAAAGATAAGAGACAATGTCATGTACGCCACGAGTCCGATCATAAACGAGGACGACATTGCGGACTTCGTTTCGAACATGAATGTATACAAGTGGGAAGGAGAGGCGGATGGAATGGGGGGTAAACAGGCGGGTCAACAGATTAGTCAGTCGACCGGCAGCCTGCCTGAGGAGAAAGCGCACTCCTACCCCGTTAAGGAAATACAACTCGGAAGCTTAAAAATCTCCGACTGGGGTATGTCCATCCTCATCCCCTGCTTGCTGAGATGCAGCAACTTGGTTACGCTTAATCTATCGAGCAACGACTTAACAAAT GATAGCGCAAAAATCCTAGCCAAGTGCCTCAAGTACCTGCCTAGACTGGTCTCCCTAAATCTGTCAAACAATCTGATAAAATCCGACGGCGCCAACGAAATTATAGAGGAATTTTTCTCCCCAAAGATTGCCTCCAAAAGAGGATTTTCcccaggggaagaacaaatagacatcaattttcacctgaacagtcaggcaaaaaatgagataaaaaatatgcacacaaatgtgcgTGAATTGGATTTGTCCGACAATTTTTTGGATCCCTCTGTTCTGTTAAAATTAAGTCAAGTCATCAGTAAGCCGAACAATGAGAAGATCAaattatgcataaaaaataGCCAACTGAGTGATGCCAATTTCTCCacctttttcgaaaaatgcacacacgtACAAAGTTTAAACATGTCTGAAAATGGCATTGCTTCCGCCTTATTCTCTGAGCAcatgaaaatattatttacatCCCAGTTAAACTTAAAAGAATTACACTTATCGAGAATATGCGTTGATCACAATGACACACATAAGCTGGAGGATGGGAATGAACTGCTTAAACAGCTGGTTAACCAATTGAGTGAAGCGCCCAATTTGTCCGTTTTGTCATTTGCGAATAATAAAGTTAATGACCATGGattttccctcttctgtgaatatttaaaaaaaaataaaaacaacatcACAGCGATTGATTTTTCTAACAATCAAATTTCCGACATGAACAACCTCAGCGAAGcgttaaaaaataatcagaCATTAAAAATGATTAACTTATCAAATAATAGAATTACcgataaaaatttgaaacACTTTTGTTACGAGACCTTGTCATCCAATATGAGCATTGCAGAAATTTCCCTCTCGAATAATGACTTGACGGATTTTTCTTGTGCTTACTTTGCCGACGCGTTGGTGATGCAATGTAACATTGTAGAAAGATCAATTAAGTTGAAGGCGCAACTTCCGCAGGGGGAAGAGGCCTCCCCGACCATGGCGCATACGCTTAACAGGGAAGATGATGTATGCACCCAAGATAATTTAACCGGTCAAGGTGAGCTAGGTCACACTAATGGACCCCCTCCTGGACATCCCCCTGCGTGGGAAGAATTCCCCGAAATTGACTCGCAAAAGTCGACGTCCAACTCGAGCGAAGGAAGGTCAGCCCCTCCCCATCTAAACaaagcgaaaaaaacgaatttcaaaaaagacCACTTCCAAATGATACACAAATTGAAGGAGCTCATCACGAACCGGCACAGCGAACAacataatttcttttcctgcATCGGTGTTCCATCCCTTAACAGAGCTACCGAAACGTCCAAACTGCTCTTCTTGCAAGAACAAAGGAGAAACTTAATATATAACAAAAACGACGACTTTTACCATTCCTGTGATTCATTTTCACTGAACTGCTTTAAAGGCCTCAAATACCTGAATATCTCCGGGTGTCACATTAATACCCAAGGGTTGGCTCTCCTCATTAATTCACTCAACATGCCCTATTGTCCCTTAGAATTTTTGGACGTTTCCTCCTCCGCTAGCGACCTAACGGATGTTACACACCAGGCATTCGCTTCACTtattacagaaaaaaaaagcaaattcgaaaaaaatgacaacttCCATTTTGAACATTTACCACTCACCGTCCGCGGCGTTGCGCCCATACTCATTCCCCTCAACGATTCGGACGATAACACGGATGCGGACAGCATAG aGTCAGAGTGGTGGAACTACAAAGAGGGTGACCTGCCTGAACAAGGATCGCACGAAGCAGCGTAG
- a CDS encoding CutA-like protein — MLISLAAATTKRYHNKLLYSLFVNNHTKQGLLKKGSLGGGRRNSSCAKSFFCTKMEEPQDFIAVYVTAPGTDVAEKISNVLLEDKLASCVNIIPGVLSLYHWKGEIARDNEVLMMIKTRKHLFAKIVEAVKANHPYEVPEVISVPIHQGSKDYLDWVAKSVKSAPQGGEKNT, encoded by the exons ATGCTCATTTCGCTAGCTGCAGCGACAACGAAGCGATATCACAATAAACTTCTGTATTCCCTCTTTGTAAATAACCATACAAAGCAAGGCCTGTTAAAGAAAGGTTCCCTTGGGGGAGGTAGAAGGAATTCATCTTGTGCCAAATCCTTCTTCTGcaccaaaatggaagagcCCCAAGACTTCATAGCCGTGTATGTTACCGCCCCTGGAACGGATGTCGCGGAAAAG ATTTCAAATGTGTTGCTAGAAGATAAGCTAGCCAGTTGCGTGAACATCATCCCCGGCGTCCTCAGCCTATATCACTGGAAGGGCGAAATAGCT CGTGATAATGAAGTCCTGATGATGATAAAAACGAGGAAGCATTTATTCGCCAAAATTGTAGAAGCGGTGAAAGCAAACCATCCGTACGAAGTGCCAGAG GTCATTTCCGTCCCAATACATCAAGGCAGCAAG GACTACCTAGATTGGGTGGCAAAATCGGTCAAATCAGCCCCCCAGgggggcgaaaaaaatacctaA